CGTAGGGACCGATCGTGTCGTCTAGGAGCGCTCGGATCCGCTCAGGACTCACCCGTACCCGGTTTCGAACCCTGTTCGCGGCGATCATCGTCCTCTCGATCGCCGTCCTCGCAAGCGGTGCGACCGGGGGCGGGCTTTCGACGGCGTCCGAGGCGGACGTCCCGCGCGCGGAATCGACCGGGAACCATACGGTCATCACCGAATCGGGTCGGGCCGGAACGATCACCGCCTACGAGCCCGACGGGAGCGTCCTCTACTACGAGAACGAGCGAACGAAGTACTTCGACGTCGACCCCGTCGAGGGCGACCCGCTGACCGTCGAGTACACGGCGACCGACACCATCCACACGGAGGGGCCGACCTGTGACTCCCCGCCCTGTGCACGGAACGTCATCGAGCGAACCGACCTCCAGACCGGTGAAACCGAGGTGCTCGCCGAGCGTTACGAACCTCAGGAGACCGCCGCCGAGTGGCACGACGCCGACCGGATCGGCGAGGATCGGTTCCTCGTCGCCGATATCCACGCCGACCAAGTGTACGTCCTCAACGTCGAGACGGGCCTGATCGAGTGGACCTGGGACGCTCAGGCCGACTACCCGGTCGAGGGTGGCGGCTCCTACCCGACTGACTGGACGCACATCAACGACGTCGAGTACGTCGAGGACGAGGGCCACGAACTGAACGGCACGGTCATGGTTAGCATGCGTAACCAGGACCAGGTCGTCTTCGTCGATCCCGACGAGGGCGTCCTTGAGGACTGGACGCTCGGCTCGGACGACGAGTACGACGTGCTCTTCGAGCAGCACAACCCCGATTACATCCCGACGGACAACGGCGGGCCGGCGATCACCGTCGCCGACTCGGAGCACGGCAACGTCGAGGAGTACCAGCGCGAGGACGGCGAGTGGACCCAGACGTGGGAGTGGTCCGACGGACAGATGCAGTGGCCCCGCGACGCCGACCGCCTCCCCAACGGGAACACGCTGGTCACCGACAGCCACGGGAACCGAGTGATGGAACTGAACCCCGAGGGCGAGATCGTCTGGGAGGTCGCCTCGACGATGCCCTACGAGGCCGAACGCTTGGAGACCGGCGATGAGAGTACGGGCGGGGAGAGCGCCCAGCAGCTCGGCTACGAGTCGCGCACGGCCGACGAGAGCGCCGACGAGAGTAGTGGAGACGGCTTTAGCCCGCTCGATCCGCTCATCGGGCTCTTCGATCGCATCGGGGCCGTCATCGAGTCGCTGCTCCCCCACCGGATCACCAACGGAATCCTGTTCGTCAGCCCGGTGTGGATGGGGACGGCCCACTTCGCCGCCATCGGGGTCGGCCTCCTGACGCTTCTCGTGTGGATCGGGTCCGAACTCGGCTGGCAGCTCTCCGATCGGGGGATTGGGATGCGTTCGCCGTTCTATCGGAACCGGTAGGCCGGAACATCGTTCACACGACGGTCCGTTTTGCTGTGTCGAACTCCCGACTGCTCATAGGACAAAGCGAAGAATCGTTAGATAGAGGCCAAGCAGATAACGGAACTTGATCTCCTTGATAGCTGTCAAAAATTGCGTGCTGACTACAGAGATGTATTCAGCATACGGTCATCGTTCAGTCCAGTTTGTCAGGAATCAAATAGCTGGTGGGTAGGCGTACTCATTGATCGATAAGCTCGGCCTGTTCATCAAGTACATCTTTGTGTTCCTCAATCGCGTCTTCGTGAGCATCCACATTGCCCTCGGCACGGTTAGAGAGTTCCTGCAACCGGCTTTTCTTTCCGTATAGGACAACAGTGTCGTCAGGATGTATCTCCGTATCTGATCTTGGGGCACCGATGTAGTCGCCATTTCGCCGAATGCCGAGCAAGAGCACGCCCTCTTCAGCGAGGTTCATTTCGTCGGCGCTATTGTTCGAGATCCAGTCGTCCTGGCTCACGTCTACTTCGGCGACCCGATACTCGCTTTGGAGTCCAAGCATCTGGGTATAGTCTTTGATCTCTAAGTCTGTCGTCCGTTCGAGAGCCCGTTCAATGAGTGGTGTAACGGCTTCATTAAGCAACTGACTCTTCGCGGCGGCAATAATCAGAAGTACGCCCCCAAGAACGTAGACGAGCGTAAGCGAATTTTCGCCACCAGAGTTGATGAATGACAGGAGAAGCGACGCAAGTGTACCCACGACACCGATACTCCCAATGCGAATTAACCATAAGACAGTGGTTCGTCTGCTGGGCTCAGAAACCGCAAATTCGGCCTCTTCAGTCGTAAAACCGGCTCCAGAGAACGCCGATGCGGCCTGAAATGAGGAGACATCGGGCGACAGTCCGGTCATCCGAAGCGCAACTGAGCCAATCCGAATGACAAGTAGAGAGAGTGCGAAGATAATGAAGATCGAGAAAATTTGGGTTGATGCAACCATGTGCGTATCTACCATGGTACTGTTAAAGAATCCTCGCACGTGACCAGGACACAATTAGTATCCTGTACTGAGCGGTCACACCTCTTTGGCAACCGACTTTCAGATCGTGTTGTATCTACGCTCTGTATTCAGCACGGCTCCGTCAGCACATCTATTATCTACTATGAATAACCGCGTTAGGTTCGTATCTCTACGCAACAGCTGCTTCATTCATTCTGGCTGGGAACTAATGGTGGCATCAACCGTTATATACAGGGAACTCTCCCGTCGAGTCAAACGGATGCAAAACTTATCAACCGTCAGTGAGAAGATTGTCAGAAGATAATGAAATCGTTTACCAGAACGAGAGAGGAGGAATAATACCAATGTCCTCACTGCTGGGGTCTGATGATCATTGGTTCACTCTCGCCGTTGGAACTCTCATCGTTTTAGGATTGTATGTGGGATTCTCGGTCCCGTGGTACTGGGCGTTGGTTGCAGCGATGCTTGTCTCTGGAGTGATGGAATTCGCGATTAAAGAGGTTCCACCGGATCCAGATGCGTATGATTCGAGTCAGTATCACCTCTGGAACACAGCGTTTGGAGACTCCCAGAGTCCCTCTGAAAGTGCTTCAAAAGAGATATCCACTGATTCAGCCGACTCGCTCGAAATTCTTCAGAGTCGATACGCCCGTGGAGAACTCACTGACGAACAGTTTGAGCAGAAAGTAGAGAAGCTGTTGGAAACCGAGTCGGTAAATAAGTCCACAGAACGGGACAAAGCACGAGAACGACTAACGGATCATACCAACTGAAATAGAGAACTGGTTCATTCGCACGAACTATCTAACGGTTGTTCCAGCGAAGAAATTATAGCCACTGAATCCACACCCAGTCTGCGTGTCTATCGAGCGGTCACCTTGACGAAAATATTGTTTGAGAGCGGAGAGCGACTACCGTTTAGGTGGACACGTGGCTACGCAGCCAGCCAGGGTCATGACCGGTGCGGTCTATGATATCAGACCGACACGCCGGACAGTAGTCGGGGGTGACTGATTCGTTTCGGGGAACGTACACCGCGCCGCCACACTTCACGCACGCATCCGCGACGATGGTCGTGCAGTCCGCACAGACGCTGAAGTGGTCAACCGTGAGTTCGCGCAGGGGTTCGAGTTGTTTATCGAGGAGATACTCGTCGATGACCGTCTGGCAGTTCTGGCATGGTTTCATGGCGATACATACCATACCTCGTGACCGCACGGTAAATATCTACCCCGAAACAGAACTGGTCACCGAAATCCGAACGAACTGTACGTACGACCAATCGTTTGGCGTGTATAGTGAACTACCCCGTCCTACCGCGCTCGGGGCTACCGGCCCCTCGCTTCTTGAGGGCGGGGCTTCCTGTTTCTGTGTCGGAATTTATACCCAAAGGCACAGGGATTCCAGACTCCGCAGGCGATTTCCCTTGACGGGCGATTCGGAGTGTCCCGCTCCTACCAACTCGACACTCGGGCCACACGACCGATGCAGGCGTGTTCTTGCCTTTGAACATCGGACGCATCGTGGTGAGCATCTTACTACCCTGTTCGACCGCGCGGGTAGTAATTATATTGATATATTTTGTTTCAAAGACGATGACGACGGGCGTATCCCCTCCCTACTCGCTTCGCTCGTTGAGGAAGGAGCCTTACCCGCCTGCGGTTCAGGTAAAACAGACCAGTGGTATCACGACACTCGGAAGTGTTATCAGTCACTGGAGACTACAGTTGTTTGTAATGGCAAACGGAACGGTTGATTTCTTCAACGATACTGGCGGCTACGGTTTCATTTCGACTGATGACGGCGACCTCGACGACGACGAAGACGTCTTCTTCCACATGGAGGATGTCGGCGGAGAGGACCTGACAGAAGGTACTGATGTCGAGTTCGACATCGAGTCCTCCCCGAAGGGACCTCGTGCGGCGAACGTCGTCCGACAGTAATACCGAGACACACTCGTCGCTCACAGCGACAAACACTACCTTCGATTTTTCGAACGATTACACGTTCCAGCTGAGGCTCTCTTTCTTCGAGGAGAGAGTCCCGCCGTTTACCCCGGGGAGGATGGCACGTATCCCTGAGAGCATTGACCGACTAGAATATCGACGGAGCCGTTCGGTGCCGTTTGACTGTTCCCCGTGTTGCGGTTCCCTCAGACGAGCAGGTAGTTATCGAGGACGAACTGGTAATCGACGAACAGGTACAACGCCGCCAGGATAGACTGAAAGGAGAGCGAGCCGAGAACGGAGAGAACGACAAAGGTTCGTCCGTTCATATCGGAGAGTCCGGCTGGGATCGTCAACAGACCGCGCACGAACAACATCGTGTTGCTGACCGGGACGGCGACCGGGCCCCAGCGATCGAACCAGCCGTCGACCCGTTCGAGCCGGGATTCGGTCACCGGAACCCACGATTTCTGGAGGATGTAGTTCCGGCCCGCCCGGCGGACGAGACGGAACAGGAGGAACTGCCCGACCGTCGTCCCGACGACCACCACCGCGACGATCGCGATCACGTCGGGAACCGACGACCCGATCAACAGGAGTGCGCTCGGGACGACCAGTTCGCTCGGCATGAACCGCAGCATCATCGTCCCCTCGAGGACGCTGATACCGAACAGGACGACGAGGGCGAACTCCGAGGTAAACAGCATCTCGACCTCCGTCGGGACGTGGTCGAGCTGCAGCGGATCCATTGCTAATTCGTTGGAGGGGAGCCGGAGTTAAACCTTCTCTCTTCCTGAACGCGACCGGTTCACGCCACTGTTCGCGCGCTAAAGGCCGCCATCGAACTACCGCCGATGACCACTGGCAGCCAGTAGATCGCCCCGCGGTAGATGACGACCGCCGCGGTGACAGTTGCGGCGGGAAGTCCGGTCGTCGGGACGAGCAGCGCGACGAACGCGGCCTCGATGCCGCCGAGCCCGCCCGGCAACGGGGTCGCGCCGGCGAGGTTTCCAAGGGGGATCACGAAGACGAGGATGTGCACTGGAACGCTGTGGCCGAGGGCCGCGAACGCAGCCAGCAGTGCGGCCGCCTGCAGCAGCCACCCCACCGTCGACAGACCGAACGCCACGGCCAGTCGACGGCGCTGGACTGCCATTCGCTCGATGTGGGCGAAGAACCGCCGCAGTCGCTGGGAGACGTCCTCGGCGATGGCGTCTGAATCGGACCCGCCGACCGGGAGCCGCACGACCGCAGCCGCAGCCGCCCCCGAAAGGCGGGCGACGATCGCTTCTTGGTAGCGCCAGACGAGATACAGCAGGACCGTGACGCTTGCGACGATGACGATCGCCGACTGGACGGCGACCGCCAACCGCCCGCCGATGGTGGCCGTCGTCGCGTAGTAGCCGACGCCGACGGCGATCAACGAGAGCGATGAAACGACGTTGAGGGCGTCGACGGTTGCGATCCCGGCCAGCCCTGTCTCGTAACGTGCGTCCGAGACCTTCGAGATGAGTAGCGCCGCGATCGGTTCGCCGCCGGCCTGCCCGAACGGCGTCACGTTGTTGGCGAAGACGGCCGCAGCGTAGACGAGCAGCGACCGGCCGGTCGGGAGATCGACGCCGAGGGTTCCCAGCACCGTCTGAAGCACGAACCCCCACGCGCCCAGCCATAGGACGGCACAGCCGACCGATACGGCGACTAGTAACGGGTCGGCGGTCGCCAGCGCTTCGAGGACGTCACCGGCACCGACGACGGCGAACAGGCCGGCAATGAGGGCAAACGCCCCCATGAACCCGACGACCAACGCCCGCCAGTTCCGGCGTTCCATACCGTATAGGAGACCCGAGTCCCCTTTCAACCATCTGATTTCGACGCCGATCCGCCGGATGTCGACCGATTTATCGCCGTCCGGGCCCGACCACCGGGCGATGGGCCGTCAGCAGCCGTCCAACGTTCTGTTCGTCGTCCTCGATACGGTTCGGAAAGACCACCTCACGCCGTACGGCTACGACCGCCCGACGACGCCGGAACTGGGGACCTTCGCCGAGGAAGCGACCGTCTTCGAGTCGGCCGTCGCGCCCGCGCCGTGGACGCTCCCCGTTCACGCCTCGATGTTCACCGGGCTGTACCCGAGCCAGCATGGCGCCGACCAGGAAAGCCCGTATCTGGAGGACGCCCCGACGCTCGCGTCGGTCCTCTCCAATGCGGGCTACGACACGGCGTGTTACTCCTCGAACGCCTGGATCACGCCCTACACCGAACTCACGCGCGGGTTCGACGAGCAGGACTCGTTTTTCGAGGTCCTTCCCCAGGACCTGCTCTCGGGGCCACTCGCGCGCGCATGGCGGCTGGTCAACGACAACGAGCGCCTCAACGACATCGCGACCCGGCTCGTCAGGCTGGGTGCTCAGGTCCACGCCACACTCGCAAGCGGCGAGGGCGCCGACTCGAAGACCCCGGCGGTGATCGACCGGACGAAGTCCTTTATCGAGGGAAGCGACAGCGAGGCGGGGTGGTTCGCGTTCGTCAACCTGATGGACGCCCACTTGCCCTATTACCCCCCCGAGGAGCAGCGCGAGGCGTTCGCCCCAGGTGTCGATCCCTCGACTGTGTGCCAGAACTCCAAGGAGTACAACTCCGGGGCGCGCGACATCGACGACGAGGAGTGGGAATCGATTCGAGGGCTGTACGACGCTGAACTCGCTCACATGGACGCCGAACTCGGGCGGCTGTTCGCGTGGCTGCGCGAGACCGGCCAGTGGGAGGACACCACCGTAATCGTCTGTGCGGATCACGGCGAACTCCACGGCGAACACGACCTCTATGGCCACGAGTTCGCCCTCTACGACGAGCTGATCAACGTCCCACTGCTCGTGAAACACCCCGATCTCGATGCCGGGCGGAACGAGGAGTTG
This is a stretch of genomic DNA from Halalkalicoccus subterraneus. It encodes these proteins:
- a CDS encoding DUF7571 family protein — protein: MKPCQNCQTVIDEYLLDKQLEPLRELTVDHFSVCADCTTIVADACVKCGGAVYVPRNESVTPDYCPACRSDIIDRTGHDPGWLRSHVST
- a CDS encoding lysylphosphatidylglycerol synthase transmembrane domain-containing protein translates to MERRNWRALVVGFMGAFALIAGLFAVVGAGDVLEALATADPLLVAVSVGCAVLWLGAWGFVLQTVLGTLGVDLPTGRSLLVYAAAVFANNVTPFGQAGGEPIAALLISKVSDARYETGLAGIATVDALNVVSSLSLIAVGVGYYATTATIGGRLAVAVQSAIVIVASVTVLLYLVWRYQEAIVARLSGAAAAAVVRLPVGGSDSDAIAEDVSQRLRRFFAHIERMAVQRRRLAVAFGLSTVGWLLQAAALLAAFAALGHSVPVHILVFVIPLGNLAGATPLPGGLGGIEAAFVALLVPTTGLPAATVTAAVVIYRGAIYWLPVVIGGSSMAAFSARTVA
- a CDS encoding sulfatase; this translates as MGRQQPSNVLFVVLDTVRKDHLTPYGYDRPTTPELGTFAEEATVFESAVAPAPWTLPVHASMFTGLYPSQHGADQESPYLEDAPTLASVLSNAGYDTACYSSNAWITPYTELTRGFDEQDSFFEVLPQDLLSGPLARAWRLVNDNERLNDIATRLVRLGAQVHATLASGEGADSKTPAVIDRTKSFIEGSDSEAGWFAFVNLMDAHLPYYPPEEQREAFAPGVDPSTVCQNSKEYNSGARDIDDEEWESIRGLYDAELAHMDAELGRLFAWLRETGQWEDTTVIVCADHGELHGEHDLYGHEFALYDELINVPLLVKHPDLDAGRNEELVELLDLYHTTLDSLSADTDGMPGAVEFDPTRSLLSSEYRAFERVDSPDIGQQAVLGSDGEDEDYAFVEYAQPVIELHHLEEKASEAGITLPDDHRAYARMRAARGADAKYVRADRIPDEGYRLDEDPEERSSLTPEGDERVAAAERALSRFEGEVGGAWTTPAEVNAEEALDEADAETKDRLRELGYLE
- a CDS encoding SHOCT domain-containing protein; translated protein: MSSLLGSDDHWFTLAVGTLIVLGLYVGFSVPWYWALVAAMLVSGVMEFAIKEVPPDPDAYDSSQYHLWNTAFGDSQSPSESASKEISTDSADSLEILQSRYARGELTDEQFEQKVEKLLETESVNKSTERDKARERLTDHTN
- a CDS encoding cold-shock protein — translated: MANGTVDFFNDTGGYGFISTDDGDLDDDEDVFFHMEDVGGEDLTEGTDVEFDIESSPKGPRAANVVRQ
- a CDS encoding DedA family protein: MDPLQLDHVPTEVEMLFTSEFALVVLFGISVLEGTMMLRFMPSELVVPSALLLIGSSVPDVIAIVAVVVVGTTVGQFLLFRLVRRAGRNYILQKSWVPVTESRLERVDGWFDRWGPVAVPVSNTMLFVRGLLTIPAGLSDMNGRTFVVLSVLGSLSFQSILAALYLFVDYQFVLDNYLLV
- a CDS encoding TrkA C-terminal domain-containing protein, with product MVDTHMVASTQIFSIFIIFALSLLVIRIGSVALRMTGLSPDVSSFQAASAFSGAGFTTEEAEFAVSEPSRRTTVLWLIRIGSIGVVGTLASLLLSFINSGGENSLTLVYVLGGVLLIIAAAKSQLLNEAVTPLIERALERTTDLEIKDYTQMLGLQSEYRVAEVDVSQDDWISNNSADEMNLAEEGVLLLGIRRNGDYIGAPRSDTEIHPDDTVVLYGKKSRLQELSNRAEGNVDAHEDAIEEHKDVLDEQAELIDQ
- a CDS encoding arylsulfotransferase family protein → MSSRSARIRSGLTRTRFRTLFAAIIVLSIAVLASGATGGGLSTASEADVPRAESTGNHTVITESGRAGTITAYEPDGSVLYYENERTKYFDVDPVEGDPLTVEYTATDTIHTEGPTCDSPPCARNVIERTDLQTGETEVLAERYEPQETAAEWHDADRIGEDRFLVADIHADQVYVLNVETGLIEWTWDAQADYPVEGGGSYPTDWTHINDVEYVEDEGHELNGTVMVSMRNQDQVVFVDPDEGVLEDWTLGSDDEYDVLFEQHNPDYIPTDNGGPAITVADSEHGNVEEYQREDGEWTQTWEWSDGQMQWPRDADRLPNGNTLVTDSHGNRVMELNPEGEIVWEVASTMPYEAERLETGDESTGGESAQQLGYESRTADESADESSGDGFSPLDPLIGLFDRIGAVIESLLPHRITNGILFVSPVWMGTAHFAAIGVGLLTLLVWIGSELGWQLSDRGIGMRSPFYRNR